Part of the Phragmites australis chromosome 23, lpPhrAust1.1, whole genome shotgun sequence genome is shown below.
GTCATCGAGCCTGACATGAGTAAGATAATTGTATTTGACTCACAAAGGAGATCACAAACACAATTTCAATCTGTAATAGACTTGCTAAACAGGTTAAGTTGATCATTTTATTATTCGCTCTAGTAATCTTccatttgattgaatctaagtctactaatattattcataatcatacACAGCGCATTCGCACGATACTATAAAGACAATATTCGATTATGTCCATGCCAGAAGATCTTCACTGTCCGAACCAACTTTTTGGTACCTATGTAATATTCATGTCTCAAATTCTTACTAAATTACTAGTTGCATGCCTCTAAtatttcttatctttttttagTGTAGTAGGCAGATATAggacaataatttatgtggcttCTATGTATGTAagttcatgcacacattcacCGGTGCCAGGGTGCTTCAAGATGATGCAGAggtatgtaaatacatattgatgtgagcttctcagtttctacatatgttttgtaggattgatttctttaatTCTTCTAATGATAGGTAATCAAGTTGAACACAAGTAAACTTCTGCAGCATCACCCTAACGCCATGGAAGAACAACTTATCGGGTTCATCAATTATGAAGTGATAAGTTCAAAAGACGAGCTCTATGAGTCGGTTTATAAAACGCTTCCTTCAATGAGCACTCGGGACTTGCCAAATTCGACAACGTCTAGTAGCAAGAGAGGTTGAACCACTTATTTATTTCACATGCATAAATATTTCAAAAGAACTGTGAGATTTCTGAAACATTGTGAATTTAGAGAGTTTAAGCTACATGTCCCAACCAACCAAGAACATTTGTGAATGACATGTTAAtcgtgtatgtatatattaatTTGTTAATGAAATATGTTGAGGTACAAACATATATGATGAATTGTGTATGTACATGTGTTATTTTCTGAATATGTTTTTGCTGACAACAGCTGTACTAGGCGGGGGGTggggattatcactaccggttcatctAATAGGccaacagtgataatccaaCTATAAATGTCAGTTAATtacatgaaccggcagtgatacttgggttatcattgtcggtccattatatgaaccgacagtgatagtttgcttatcattgctagttcatataatggaccggtagtgaaatatacaatcactgtcagttctgtaaccggcagtaataattcatgattatcactgccgtttaatcactgccggtttaaaaATCGGTAGTAATGATATTTTTGAACTGACCGTGATGATCTTTTCTGTAGTACTGTCACTATCAGTTCTTAAGAGTTCACGATTAGATTTGCTGGTTCAAAATTTAGCTTATGAACAGATAGTGAAAGGAAACAGGGATAACTCTTTCTGTGGTAATGAGAGTGAGAAATTCTTCCTATTAGGTACCTTGAGGTGATCTAGCATGTATCCTTAATTTCATTGTCTCATCTAGTTCAGGATCTTTCAAATTCTTGTTGGATGACTGAGGAATATTTGGCCAAAGGAACACAGCTAGCACATCTTTGGTTTGCGATGTGTAAGAGTGCGGACATTCCGTTTCGAACTCTTTGCCGGAGGGCCTATAAATAGGCAAGAATCGTACGCTCCATACCATGCCGCGCCCAGCTCGATCTCAGAGCAAGCCACATTTGAGCTTAgcgcagctagctagctagtgtCTTGGTCTTTCTGCAACAAGGCCGGCGATGAGCATGTCGAGGGATCCGTTGGTGGTCGGGAGCATTGTCGGCGACATCGTGGACTACTTCGCCGCATCGGCACTGCTCCGGGTGCTCTACGGGGGTCGTGAGATGACCTGCGGGTCGGAGCTGCGGCCGTCGCAGGTTGCCAACGAGCCGACGGTGCACATCACCGGCGGCCGCGACGGGAGGGCACTCTACACACTCGTTATGGTGGACCCTGATGCGCCTAGCCCAAGCAACCCTTCCAAACGGGAGTACCTCCATTGGTATGTGCTCCCTGATGAGTTAGTTCTAGCTAAGCTTCTTTTGTTTTTCGTTCCATGCATTGCACGCAGCATCCTGCCCAGATGTCAGGTAGCAGCTAAGTGCTTGTTTTTTATGTCTTGCATATGTAGGTTGGTAACAGACATACCAGAAGGGGCTGATGCCAATCATGGTACGTTAACTTTATAAAACTGTATTTTGAGTTTCATGTGCCAACCGGTTCATAAAAAAAGAACATGACGCTCGAGGTACTAAGGCGAAGTTGTCAGCCTATGATCGATGTCTGTCTT
Proteins encoded:
- the LOC133906347 gene encoding protein TWIN SISTER of FT-like, whose translation is MSMSRDPLVVGSIVGDIVDYFAASALLRVLYGGREMTCGSELRPSQVANEPTVHITGGRDGRALYTLVMVDPDAPSPSNPSKREYLHWLVTDIPEGADANHGNEVVAYESPQPSAGIHRFVFIVFRQAVRQAIYAPGWRANFNTRDFAACYSLGAPIAAAYFNCQREGGCGGRRYR